In Aphelocoma coerulescens isolate FSJ_1873_10779 chromosome 3, UR_Acoe_1.0, whole genome shotgun sequence, a single window of DNA contains:
- the KIF3C gene encoding kinesin-like protein KIF3C has translation MAGKPRSGCEALRVVARCRPMSRREEAAGYERVLELDVKLGQVSIRNPRAAPGELPKTFTFDAVYDASSKQADLYDETVRPLIDSVLQGFNGTVFAYGQTGTGKTYTMQGAWAEPEKRGIIPSAFEHIFTHISRSQNQQYLVRASYLEIYQEEIRDLLAKDQSKKLELKENPETGVYIKDLSSFVTKNVKEIEHVMNLGSQTRSVGSTNMNEHSSRSHAIFLITIECSETGPDGEEHIRVGKLNLVDLAGSERQNKMGAHGERPKEASKINLSLSALGNVISALVDGRSTHIPYRDSKLTRLLQDSLGGNAKTIMVATLGPASHSYDESLSTLRFANRAKNIKNKPRVNEDPKDTLLREFQEEIVRLKAQLEKRGMLGKKRRRSSRRKKAMDGEGTVDNEGEDENEDGLEKNMENYLKEQKERLEEEKAAIQDDHSLVSEEKQKLLQEKEKMIEDLRKEQEATELLAIKYKAMESKLLIGGRTIVDHTNEQQKMLELRRQEIAEQKRREREMQQEMLLRDEETMELRETYTSLQQEVEIKTKKLKKLYAKLQAVKAEIQDQHDEYIRVRQDLEEAQNEQTRELKLKYLIIENFIPPEEKNKIMNRLYFDGDEDQWKFQPLVPTGGNSSQMKRRPTSAVGYKRPISQYARVAMARRSHPRFRAENIMFLELDLSPPAIFEFERSRDPAEQDPRALHLERLMHLDSLLERPAASRVRKSRSWCQTPRSLPSSTTHVSLASSSPCAAPLPAHE, from the exons atggCCGGTAAGCCCCGCAGCGGCTGCGAGGCGCTCCGGGTGGTGGCCCGGTGCCGGCCCATGAGCCggcgggaggaggcggcgggATACGAGCGCGTCCTGGAGCTGGACGTGAAGCTGGGCCAGGTGAGCATCCGCaacccccgcgccgcccccgggGAGCTGCCCAAGACCTTCACCTTCGACGCCGTGTACGAcgccagctccaagcaggccgaCCTCTACGATGAGACGGTGCGGCCGCTCATTGACTCGGTGCTGCAGGGCTTCAATGGCACCGTCTTCGCCTATGGCCAGACCGGCACCGGCAAGACCTACACCATGCAGGGTGCCTGGGCGGAGCCGGAGAAGCGCGGCATCATCCCCAGCGCCTTCGAGCACATCTTCACCCACATCTCCCGCTCACAGAACCAGCAGTACCTGGTGAGGGCCTCGTACCTGGAGATCTACCAGGAGGAGATCAGGGACCTCCTCGCCAAGGACCAGAGCAAGAAGCTGGAGCTGAAGGAGAACCCCGAGACCGGGGTGTACATCAAGGACCTCTCCTCCTTTGTGACCAAGAACGTCAAGGAGATCGAACACGTGATGAACCTGGGCAGCCAGACGCGCTCCGTGGGCAGCACCAACATGAACGAGCACAGCTCGCGCTCCCATGCCATCTTCCTCATCACCATTGAGTGCAGTGAGACGGGGCCGGACGGTGAGGAGCACATCCGCGTGGGCAAGCTCAACCTCGTGGACCTGGCTGGCAGCGAGCGCCAGAACAAAATGGGGGCCCACGGAGAGCGCCCCAAGGAAGCCTCCAAGATCAACCTCTCCCTCTCGGCCCTGGGCAATGTCATCTCGGCACTGGTGGACGGCCGGAGCACGCACATCCCCTACCGGGACTCCAAGCTCACCCGCCTGCTGCAGGACTCCCTCGGGGGCAACGCCAAGACAATCATGGTGGCCACCTTGGGCCCGGCCTCCCACAGCTATGACGAGAGCCTCTCCACCCTCAGGTTCGCCAACAGGGCCAAGAACATCAAGAACAAGCCCCGGGTGAACGAGGACCCCAAGGACACCTTGCTGCGGGAGTTTCAGGAGGAGATAGTCCGGCTGAAAGCCCAGCTGGAGAAACGTGGGATGCtggggaagaagaggagaaggagcagccgGAGGAAGAAAGCGATGGATGGAGAGGGCACCGTGGACAATGAAGGGGAGGACGAGAATGAGGATGGCCTGGAGAAGAACATGGAGAATTACTTGAAGGAGCAGAAGGAGAGGCTGGAAGAGGAGAAAGCCGCTATCCAGGATGACCACAGCCTGGTGAGCGAGGAGAAGCAGAAGCTGctccaggagaaggagaagatgaTAGAGGACCTGCGGAAGGAGCAGGAGGCCACGGAGCTGCTGGCCATCAAGTACAAG gcgATGGAGAGCAAGCTGCTCATCGGGGGCAGGACCATCGTGGACCACACCAACGAGCAGCAGAAGATGCTGGAGCTGAGGCGGCAGGAAATCGCCGAGCAG AAACGCCGGGAGCGCGAGATGCagcaggagatgctgctgcGGGACGAGGAGACCATGGAGCTGCGGGAGACCTACACgtccctgcagcaggaggtggAGATCAAAACCAAGAAGCTCAAGAAG CTCTACGCCAAGCTCCAGGCCGTGAAGGCTGAGATCCAGGACCAGCACGACGAGTACATCCGTGTGCGCCAGGACCTGGAGGAGGCCCAGAACGAGCAGACACGGGAGCTGAAGCTCAA GTACTTGATCATCGAGAACTTCATCCCTCCCGAGGAGAAGAACAAGATCATGAACCGCCTGTACTTCGATGGCGACGAAGACCAGTGGAAATTCCAGCCGCTGGTTCCCACTGGAGG gaacagctcccAGATGAAGAGGCGCCCGACCTCTGCCGTGGGCTACAAGAGGCCCATCAGCCAATACGCCCGGGTGGCCATGGCCAGGAGATCCCACCCCCGCTTCCGG GCTGAGAACATCATGTTCCTGGAGCTGGACCTGTCTCCCCCGGCCATCTTCGAGTTCGAGCGCAGCAGGGACCCGGCCGAGCAGGACCCGCGGGCGCTGCACCTGGAGAGGCTGATGCACCTGGACAGCCTCCTGGAGCGGCCGGCGGCCTCCCGCGTGCGCAAGTCCCGCTCCTG gtgccagaCGCCGCGGTCGCTGCCGTCCTCCACCACCCACGTGTCCCTCGCCTCCAGCTCCCCGTGCGCCGCCCCGCTGCCGGCCCACGAGTGA